Genomic segment of Paraburkholderia agricolaris:
TCAATTGCTTGACGGTTCGAGGCGGTCTTTAGAGTAATCGCACCGGGTCGTTTGTTTTGTGACAAATCCGACATGAAAAACTGTTACTGTTCATTTTTTTCGGACTTTGGAGGTCCGGCATCCTGGGGATTGACCCCCCGTGAGGCCGGCTGGCAGACCGACAGGGCGGCGGCCTGCTCAAATGTTCGCACTGCATGACCGTCGACGGCTTGGGCCGTCGGCTTCGAACCCACATTCCATGAGAAGAAATCGTATGGCATTGCGTCGCGTCGCAACGGCGCTGCTGGTGGCTGGATTGATCACCGCGCAGACAGCACAGGCACAGGTGACACTCAACTTCGTGAACGCTGATATCGACCAGGTGGCCAAGGCGATCGGGGCGGCAACCGGCAAAACGATCATCGTTGACCCGCGCGTGAAGGGTCAGTTGAACCTCGTGTCAGAAAATGCAGTGCCCGAAGACCAGGCGCTGAAGACCCTGCAATCCGCTTTGCGGATGCAGGGTTTTGCACTGGTCCAGGATCACGGCGTACTGAAGGTGGTGCCCGAGGCCGATGCCAAGCTGCAAGGCGTGCCGACCTATGTCGGCAATGCGCCGGTGGCGCGGGGCGATCAGGTCGTCACGCAGGTGTTCACGCTGAAGAACGAATCGGCTAATAACCTGCTGCCGATCTTGCGTCCGCTGATCTCGCCTAACAATACCGTGGCGGCCTACCCGGCCAACAACACGATTGTGGTGACCGATTACGCCGACAACGTGCGGCGCATCGCGCAGATCATCGCGGGTGTCGATACGGCCGCCGGCCAGTCGGTGTCGGTGGTGCCGCTGAAGAACGCGAACGCGATCGATATCGCCGCGCAGCTGACCAAGATGCTCGACCCGGGCGCGATCGGTAGCACCGACGCAACGCTGAAGGTGTCGATCACCCCGGACCCGCGCACCAACTCCCTGCTGATTCGCGCGTCGAACGGCGGCCGGCTCGCGGCCGCGAAGCAACTGGCGAGGGAACTCGATACGCCGACCACCATGCCCGGCAACATGCACGTCGTGCCGCTGCGCAATGCGGACGCGACGAAGCTCGCGAAGACCTTGCGCGGGATGCTCGGCAAAGGCAGCGGCGACACCGGCTCGTCAGGCGGCTCGAACGAAGCGAATTCGTTCAACCAGAACGGCGGTGGCGGGTTGGGCGGCAGCAATTCGACGGGCACGTCGGGTACGCCGCCGCTGCCCTCGGGCGGACTTAACAGCAGTTCGATGTCGTCGCCGATGGGCGGCGGTAGCGGTGGAGGCTCGAACAGCGGTTCCGGCGGCCTGCTCGGCGGTGACAAGGACAAGAGCGACGACAATCAGCCGGGTGGCATGATCCAGGCGGACGCGGCGACCAACTCGCTGATCATCACGGCGGCCGAGCCGGTGTACCGCAATCTGCGGGCGGTGATCGACCAGCTCGACGCGCGGCGCGCGCAGGTCTATATCGAGGCGCTGATTGTCGAACTGAACTCGACCACGAACGCCAACCTCGGCATTCAGTGGCAGGTCGCGAACAGTTCGGTTTTTGCCGGCACCAATCTGGCGGCCGGCACCGGCAACAGCATTATCAATCTGACGGCCGCCGCCGCGGCAGGCGCCGCTACCGGTGGTCTCGGTGCAGCACTCGCCAGTGGCTCGGGTCTTCAGCAGGGGCTCAACGTCGGCTGGGTGCACAATATTTTCGGTGTGCAGGGACTTGGCGCGCTGTTGCAGGCGCTGTCGCAAACCGCCGATGCGAACGTGCTGTCCACGCCTAACCTCATCACGCTCGACAACGAAGAAGCGAAGATCGTGGTCGGTACGAACGTGCCGATCCAGACGGGTTCGTATTCGAATCTCACGAGCGGCACCAGCCCGGGTTCGGCGTTCAACACGTATGACCGTGTCGACGTGGGTCTGACGCTGCACATCAAACCGCAGATCACCGACGGTGGGATTCTCAAGCTGCAGCTCTACACGGAAGATTCGGCGATCGTGAACGGCACGACCAATGTGTCGACCAACCCGGCCGGTCCGCAGTTCACCAAGCGTTCGATCCAGTCGACGGTGCTTGCCGATAACGGCGAAATCATCGTGCTGGGCGGCCTGATGCAGGACAACTATCAGGTCAGCAACAGCAAGGTGCCGCTGCTGGGCGATATTCCCTGGCTCGGCCAGTTGTTCCGCTCGGAACAGAAGACCCGCCAGAAGACCAACCTGATGGTGTTTCTGCGTCCGGTGATCATCACCGATCGCGATACCGCGCAGGCCGTGACGGCGAACCGTTACGACTACGTGCAGGGCGTGACGGGCGCGTATAAGTCGGACAACAACCTGATGAAGGATAAGGACGATCCGGTGGTTCCGCCGATGCCGCTCGGCCCGAGCCAGGGCGGTTCGCCGGCGATGAACCTGTTCAATCTCGACCAGATGCGTCGCCAGCAGATAGCGCCGCCGTCGGCTCCAGTGATGAACGGCGGTGCTGTGCCGGGCAACCCCGCTGTGCAGACGAACCCTGTTACTAACGGTGGCGCTGTGCCGACGAATCCCGCTGTACAGACAAACCCGGCAACCGTGGGACCGTCCACCGCATCACCTGGAGCGCAGCCGTGAGCACGCCGTCCACGCCGCCGTCAGCTTCGCGAACGTCGGCAGCAGCCCGAGCTTCGGCGATTGCGCCCGCAGTTGTGGCGGAGCATGCCGAACGCATCGCGCCGTCGGCGGTGGCCGCGCGTCTCGTGCCCTATGGCTTCGCCCGCAGCGGCCAGATTCTGGTCGCGCATCAGCACGCCGACGGCCTCGAAGTCTGGATCAGCGAACGCACCAGCGACGCCGCGCTGGCCGAGGTCGCGCGCAACTTCGGCGCGTTGTCCGTGGTGCGTGTGCCGGCCGACGAACTGGCCCAGGCGATCAACCAGGCTTACGCGCGCCAGGACGGCAGCGCAGCGCAGGTGGTCGGCGAAGTGGAAGGCGAAGTCGATCTGTCGCGTCTGATGCAGGACATTCCCGAGGTCGAGGATCTGCTCGAATCGGAAGACGACGCGCCGATCATCCGCATGATCAACGCGCTGCTCACGCAGGCCGCGCGCGAACAGGCCTCGGACATTCACATCGAGCCGTTCGAGACTTCTTCGGTGGTGCGCTTCCGGGTCGACGGTACGTTGCGCGATGTCGTGCGACCGAAGAAGGCCCTGCATGGCGCACTGATCTCGCGGATCAAGATCATGGCGCAGCTCGACATTGCCGAGAAGCGTCTGCCGCAGGATGGTCGTATCACGCTGCGCGTGGGCGGCCGTCCGGTCGACGTGCGGGTCTCGACCCTGCCTACCGGTCACGGCGAACGTGCGGTGCTGCGTCTGCTGGAAAAGGACGCCTCGCGCCTGAATCTCGAAGCACTCGGTATGGCGCCCGACACACTCGTCAGGTTCGACAAGCTGATCGGCAAGCCGCACGGCATCGTGCTGGTGACCGGGCCGACCGGCTCGGGCAAGACGACTACGCTGTACGCGTCGATGTCGCGGCTCGAAACGGCGACCACCAACATCATGACGGTCGAAGACCCGATCGAGTACGACCTGTCCGGCATCGGCCAGACGCAGGTCAACGAGCGGATCGGCATGACCTTCGCGCGGGCGCTGCGCTCGATTCTGCGGCAGGACCCGGACGTCATCATGATCGGCGAAATCCGCGACCTGGAAACCGCGCAGATCGCGGTGCAGGCGTCGCTGACGGGTCACCTGGTGCTGGCCACCCTGCACACCAACGACGCGGCCTCCGCCGTGACCCGTTTGACCGACATGGGTGTCGAGCCGTATCTGCTGGCGTCGTCGCTGCTGGGTGTGCTGGCGCAGCGGCTGGTGCGGCGTTTGTGCCCGGTGTGCCGCGAGGAGCGTGTCGAGGAAGACGGCAGCGTGCGCTGGCATCCGGTCGGCTGCGACAAGTGCGGACAATCGGGCTATGCGGGACGGCGTGGTGTCTACGAACTGCTGCTGATCGACGACGAGATCCGCACGCTGGTTCACCGCAACGCCTCCGATGCGGAAATTCTGGCGTCGGGACGTGCGCAGGGCATGCGTACGCTGCGTGAGGACTCGGACCGCTGGCTGGCGTCGGGGCTGACGTCGCTCGAAGAAGTGATTCGCGTGACGGGCGGAGCATAAACGCATGCCGGCATTTCGTTTCGAAGCGATCGATGCGGCGGGCAAAGCGCAAAAGGGCGTGCTCGACGCGGACAGCGCGCGCGGCGCGCGGACCAATTTGCGTTCGCAAGGACTGACGCCACTCGTCGTTGAACCGGCCGCGACGCGCACACGTGGCGAGCGCAATCAGCGCTTGTCGCTGGGACGGCGTTTATCCCAGCGCGAGCAGGCGATTCTCACGCGGCAACTGGCCAGTCTGCTGATCGCCGGCTTGCCGCTCGACGAAGCTCTCGCGGTGCTGACCGAGCAATCGGAGCGCGACTACATCCGCGAGCTGATGGCGTCGATTCGCGCGGAAGTGCTCGGCGGCCATTCGCTCGCGAATGCGCTGACGCAGCATCCTAAAGACTTCCCCGAGATCTATCGCGCGCTGGTGGCGGCCGGTGAACATACCGGCAAGCTCGGTCTCGTGCTGTCGCGTCTCGCCGACTACATCGAGCAGCGCAATGCGCTCAAGCAGAAGATCGTACTCGCGTTCACCTACCCGGCGATCGTGACGCTGATCGCATTCGGCATCGTCACGTTTCTGCTGAGCTACGTCGTGCCGCAAGTGGTAAACGTGTTCGCCAGCACCAAACAGCAACTGCCGATCCTCACCATCATGATGATGGCGCTGTCCGGTTTCGTGCGGAACTGGTGGTGGGCGATGCTGATCGGCGTGGCCGCGCTGGCGTATCTGGTGCGCTCGATCCTGAAGCAGCCTGGTCCACGCCTCGCGTTCGACCGGTGGCTGCTGACCGCCCCACTGCTTGGCAAACTCGTGCGCGGCTACAACACGGTGCGTTTTGCCAGCACGCTAGGCATTCTGACTGCCGCGGGCGTGCCGATTCTGCGCGCGTTGCAGGCCGCCGCCGAAACGCTCAGCAACAACGCGATGCGCGAGAACATCGACGATGCGATCGTGCGGGTGCGCGAGGGTACGTCCCTATCGCGCGCGCTCGGCAATACGAAGACGTTTCCGCCGGTGCTGGTGCACCTGATCCGTTCGGGTGAGGCGACCGGCGACGTAACGACCATGCTCGACCGCGCGGCCGACGGCGAAGCACGTGAACTGGAGCGGCGCACGATGTTCCTGACGAGCCTGCTCGAGCCGTTGCTGATTCTGGCGATGGGGGGTGTGGTGCTGGTGATCGTGCTGGCGGTGATGCTGCCGATCATCGAGTTGAACAACCTGGTGCAGTAAGTGGTGCAGTGAGGACGCAGACGTGCTTCGGTTGCGCGTGGCTGCAACGAGGGATGTAGCAGCCGTTGTGACAATTGCTTGCGGGGCGGCCGCCTTGGGGCAACCGCCG
This window contains:
- the gspD gene encoding type II secretion system secretin GspD, coding for MALRRVATALLVAGLITAQTAQAQVTLNFVNADIDQVAKAIGAATGKTIIVDPRVKGQLNLVSENAVPEDQALKTLQSALRMQGFALVQDHGVLKVVPEADAKLQGVPTYVGNAPVARGDQVVTQVFTLKNESANNLLPILRPLISPNNTVAAYPANNTIVVTDYADNVRRIAQIIAGVDTAAGQSVSVVPLKNANAIDIAAQLTKMLDPGAIGSTDATLKVSITPDPRTNSLLIRASNGGRLAAAKQLARELDTPTTMPGNMHVVPLRNADATKLAKTLRGMLGKGSGDTGSSGGSNEANSFNQNGGGGLGGSNSTGTSGTPPLPSGGLNSSSMSSPMGGGSGGGSNSGSGGLLGGDKDKSDDNQPGGMIQADAATNSLIITAAEPVYRNLRAVIDQLDARRAQVYIEALIVELNSTTNANLGIQWQVANSSVFAGTNLAAGTGNSIINLTAAAAAGAATGGLGAALASGSGLQQGLNVGWVHNIFGVQGLGALLQALSQTADANVLSTPNLITLDNEEAKIVVGTNVPIQTGSYSNLTSGTSPGSAFNTYDRVDVGLTLHIKPQITDGGILKLQLYTEDSAIVNGTTNVSTNPAGPQFTKRSIQSTVLADNGEIIVLGGLMQDNYQVSNSKVPLLGDIPWLGQLFRSEQKTRQKTNLMVFLRPVIITDRDTAQAVTANRYDYVQGVTGAYKSDNNLMKDKDDPVVPPMPLGPSQGGSPAMNLFNLDQMRRQQIAPPSAPVMNGGAVPGNPAVQTNPVTNGGAVPTNPAVQTNPATVGPSTASPGAQP
- the gspE gene encoding type II secretion system ATPase GspE, which codes for MSTPSTPPSASRTSAAARASAIAPAVVAEHAERIAPSAVAARLVPYGFARSGQILVAHQHADGLEVWISERTSDAALAEVARNFGALSVVRVPADELAQAINQAYARQDGSAAQVVGEVEGEVDLSRLMQDIPEVEDLLESEDDAPIIRMINALLTQAAREQASDIHIEPFETSSVVRFRVDGTLRDVVRPKKALHGALISRIKIMAQLDIAEKRLPQDGRITLRVGGRPVDVRVSTLPTGHGERAVLRLLEKDASRLNLEALGMAPDTLVRFDKLIGKPHGIVLVTGPTGSGKTTTLYASMSRLETATTNIMTVEDPIEYDLSGIGQTQVNERIGMTFARALRSILRQDPDVIMIGEIRDLETAQIAVQASLTGHLVLATLHTNDAASAVTRLTDMGVEPYLLASSLLGVLAQRLVRRLCPVCREERVEEDGSVRWHPVGCDKCGQSGYAGRRGVYELLLIDDEIRTLVHRNASDAEILASGRAQGMRTLREDSDRWLASGLTSLEEVIRVTGGA
- the gspF gene encoding type II secretion system inner membrane protein GspF, producing MPAFRFEAIDAAGKAQKGVLDADSARGARTNLRSQGLTPLVVEPAATRTRGERNQRLSLGRRLSQREQAILTRQLASLLIAGLPLDEALAVLTEQSERDYIRELMASIRAEVLGGHSLANALTQHPKDFPEIYRALVAAGEHTGKLGLVLSRLADYIEQRNALKQKIVLAFTYPAIVTLIAFGIVTFLLSYVVPQVVNVFASTKQQLPILTIMMMALSGFVRNWWWAMLIGVAALAYLVRSILKQPGPRLAFDRWLLTAPLLGKLVRGYNTVRFASTLGILTAAGVPILRALQAAAETLSNNAMRENIDDAIVRVREGTSLSRALGNTKTFPPVLVHLIRSGEATGDVTTMLDRAADGEARELERRTMFLTSLLEPLLILAMGGVVLVIVLAVMLPIIELNNLVQ